The following coding sequences are from one Chloroflexota bacterium window:
- the glp gene encoding gephyrin-like molybdotransferase Glp, translating into MRESLYPMVPVQEALSIILHHAQPLPVIDLSLEKALGMVLAEDVRSSRALPPFDAAVVDGFALRVQDGYRSRRLIGEQMAGRVTDLVVEPDTAVRITTGAPLPAGADAVVKVEEADELQGLVTPFKREQLAPGLGIRRMGSDVQADALLLPAGTVLDPTRLGVVASVGQCIVSVCRRPVVGVFSTGDELENPGQPLGPGQVWDSNRTTLLAMVRQAGGDPLDLGIIRDRPGDLENALANGLELADLLVTSGGVSMGELDLLKPLLQQWGEVHFGRVLMKPGKPLTFATVAPPGKSPGAIERPVFALPGNPVSASVTFQLFVGPAIRRMMGHASAGAGLPLVSAVLGHPFTLDPERPEYHRVILQRHGNRFVARSTGSQASSRLLSITGAHGLLLLEQADGTLPAGTERPVLVFDDIWLRTEVSGNNHD; encoded by the coding sequence ATGCGCGAATCACTCTACCCCATGGTGCCGGTCCAGGAGGCGCTTTCCATAATTCTGCATCATGCCCAGCCCTTGCCGGTGATCGATCTTTCGCTCGAAAAAGCGCTGGGCATGGTACTGGCAGAGGATGTCCGTTCATCCCGGGCGTTGCCTCCGTTTGATGCCGCCGTCGTGGACGGTTTTGCCTTGCGTGTGCAGGATGGCTACCGATCGCGCCGGCTGATCGGCGAGCAGATGGCCGGCAGGGTAACTGATCTGGTGGTTGAGCCGGATACTGCAGTGCGTATCACCACGGGCGCGCCGTTGCCAGCCGGGGCAGATGCCGTTGTCAAGGTGGAGGAGGCCGACGAGTTGCAGGGACTCGTTACTCCCTTCAAGCGTGAACAACTGGCGCCTGGCCTTGGTATTCGCAGGATGGGTAGCGACGTTCAGGCGGACGCCCTGCTCTTGCCTGCCGGCACGGTCCTGGACCCAACCCGCCTCGGGGTGGTGGCATCGGTGGGGCAATGCATCGTTTCAGTATGCCGGCGCCCGGTGGTGGGCGTCTTCTCCACCGGTGACGAACTGGAGAATCCAGGGCAGCCTCTGGGTCCGGGCCAGGTATGGGACAGCAATCGTACGACCTTGTTGGCTATGGTGAGGCAGGCCGGCGGCGATCCGCTTGATCTGGGAATCATCCGGGATCGACCTGGCGATCTGGAGAATGCATTGGCCAACGGACTGGAGCTGGCCGATCTGCTGGTGACCTCGGGCGGGGTCAGCATGGGTGAACTGGACCTGTTGAAACCGTTGTTGCAGCAGTGGGGAGAGGTGCATTTTGGACGGGTGCTCATGAAACCTGGCAAGCCCTTGACCTTCGCGACGGTGGCGCCGCCGGGCAAAAGCCCTGGTGCCATCGAGCGCCCCGTTTTTGCTCTGCCGGGCAATCCGGTTTCGGCATCGGTTACCTTCCAACTCTTTGTGGGCCCTGCCATTCGGCGTATGATGGGCCATGCCAGTGCAGGAGCAGGACTGCCCCTTGTATCAGCGGTGTTGGGCCATCCCTTCACACTGGATCCAGAGCGCCCCGAGTATCACCGGGTTATCTTGCAGCGGCACGGAAACCGATTTGTTGCCCGATCCACCGGTAGCCAGGCCTCCAGCCGGTTGCTTTCCATCACCGGTGCCCACGGCCTGCTGTTACTGGAACAGGCAGATGGGACGCTTCCGGCCGGAACCGAAAGGCCTGTGCTGGTCTTCGACGACATCTGGCTTCGAACTGAAGTAAGTGGGAATAATCATGACTGA
- the moaC gene encoding cyclic pyranopterin monophosphate synthase MoaC, whose amino-acid sequence MTDVPNESDHTRDGLTHLDDEGTARMVDVGHKNDTQRVAVARGEVHLAPETLAAIRRGDSAKGDVLGTARLAGIMAAKRTSELIPLCHPLLLSQIEVDITADAPGSRLIITGTVRCRGTTGVEMEALTAVSVAALTIYDMAKALDRGMVIDRIRLLEKRGGKSGTWRAKQS is encoded by the coding sequence ATGACTGATGTGCCAAACGAATCCGATCACACCAGGGATGGCTTGACTCATCTCGATGACGAGGGGACGGCTCGCATGGTAGATGTCGGCCACAAGAACGACACCCAGCGGGTGGCCGTGGCTCGTGGTGAGGTGCACCTGGCTCCTGAGACCCTGGCCGCCATCCGGCGCGGCGATTCTGCCAAGGGTGATGTGCTGGGCACCGCCCGGCTGGCTGGCATCATGGCCGCCAAACGCACGTCGGAGTTAATTCCTCTCTGTCATCCGCTGTTGTTGAGCCAGATTGAGGTGGACATAACAGCGGATGCGCCTGGCAGCAGGTTGATCATTACGGGGACCGTGCGTTGCCGCGGCACAACCGGGGTAGAAATGGAAGCGCTGACCGCAGTTTCGGTAGCTGCTTTGACAATCTACGACATGGCCAAGGCCCTGGACAGGGGCATGGTGATCGATAGAATCCGGCTGCTGGAGAAACGGGGTGGAAAGAGCGGCACATGGCGAGCGAAACAATCATGA